The Marinilongibacter aquaticus genome has a window encoding:
- a CDS encoding ABC transporter ATP-binding protein, with the protein MQEEKLSGKIFDGKVIKRLIHYIKPYSGRFGLLVFVILLGAALSPILPLMIKYTIDGPISSGNYGELSRMLMFMIGLLFVTAMTGFFNTYLAGWLGQNIIRDIRIELYEKILSLRLRYFDETPIGRLVTRAISDIETLSNVFSSGFAAIAGDVLQLVLIISVMFYTDWRLSLISLSTIPLMLISTYIFKEKVKKSFNIVRNAVSNLNSFMQEHITGMSLVQIFNSEKLAFDQFVKINKKHREANIKSILYYSVYYPVAEVIAALGTGLVVWYGAKQIIQPDSGVTFGTVTAFIMFINQFFRPIRMIADRINTLQLGIVSTDRILKVLDSEDIIPNEGTLKKELQGDVEFKNVWFAYKDENYVLKDISFQVKEGETVAFVGATGAGKSSIINLLTRFYEINKGQILIDGIDLKEYEVSNLRKQIGMVLQDVFLFSDTIRNNITLNDPEISDEEIEKAAKLVGVNNFIQQLPGGYDYNVMERGSTLSVGQRQLISFVRAMVQNPHIIVLDEATSSIDSESEELIQNAIEKLMKGRTAIVIAHRLSTIQKADKIVVVDKGQLVEMGTHEELLNKKGHYANLYEMQYAATAEE; encoded by the coding sequence CGATGGGCCGATCAGCTCGGGAAATTACGGGGAACTCAGCCGTATGCTGATGTTCATGATCGGTTTGCTCTTTGTTACGGCGATGACAGGTTTTTTCAACACCTACCTCGCGGGATGGCTCGGGCAAAACATTATCCGCGATATCCGTATCGAACTTTACGAAAAAATCCTGAGCTTAAGGTTGCGGTATTTCGACGAAACGCCAATTGGGCGTTTGGTCACGCGGGCGATTTCGGATATTGAAACCCTTTCGAATGTATTCAGCTCGGGTTTTGCGGCCATTGCCGGAGATGTGCTCCAATTGGTATTGATTATTTCTGTAATGTTTTATACCGATTGGCGACTGTCGTTGATCAGCTTGAGTACAATTCCGTTGATGTTGATCAGTACGTACATTTTTAAGGAGAAAGTAAAAAAATCCTTCAATATCGTACGGAATGCCGTTTCAAATCTCAATTCGTTTATGCAGGAGCATATTACGGGAATGAGTTTGGTACAGATTTTCAATTCGGAAAAACTGGCTTTCGATCAGTTTGTGAAAATCAACAAAAAACACCGCGAGGCAAACATTAAGTCTATCCTTTACTATTCGGTCTATTATCCTGTGGCTGAAGTAATTGCGGCCTTGGGCACAGGTTTGGTGGTGTGGTATGGAGCCAAACAGATCATTCAGCCCGATTCGGGTGTGACCTTCGGTACCGTGACGGCCTTCATTATGTTCATCAACCAGTTTTTTAGGCCAATACGCATGATCGCCGACCGCATAAACACCTTGCAACTCGGAATTGTAAGTACCGACCGCATTCTGAAAGTGCTCGACAGCGAAGACATCATTCCGAATGAAGGCACCCTGAAAAAAGAATTGCAAGGCGATGTGGAATTCAAGAATGTATGGTTTGCCTATAAAGACGAAAACTACGTTTTGAAAGACATTTCTTTCCAAGTGAAAGAAGGCGAAACTGTCGCATTTGTGGGTGCAACAGGGGCCGGAAAAAGTTCGATTATCAATTTGCTGACGCGATTCTACGAAATCAACAAAGGCCAAATTTTGATCGACGGTATAGATTTGAAAGAATATGAAGTCTCCAATCTTAGAAAACAGATCGGGATGGTGCTTCAAGATGTGTTCCTCTTTTCCGATACCATTCGCAACAACATCACGTTGAACGACCCCGAGATTTCGGACGAAGAAATTGAGAAAGCCGCCAAGCTTGTGGGCGTAAACAATTTCATTCAACAGCTTCCTGGAGGCTACGATTACAATGTCATGGAACGCGGCTCTACCCTTTCGGTTGGGCAACGCCAATTGATTTCCTTTGTGCGGGCCATGGTGCAAAATCCGCACATAATCGTACTCGACGAAGCCACTTCTTCCATCGATTCAGAATCGGAAGAATTGATTCAAAATGCAATAGAAAAACTCATGAAAGGCCGCACCGCTATTGTGATTGCTCACCGTTTGAGTACCATTCAAAAAGCCGATAAAATTGTGGTGGTAGACAAAGGCCAACTGGTTGAAATGGGCACACACGAAGAACTGCTGAACAAAAAGGGCCATTACGCCAATCTATACGAAATGCAGTACGCGGCCACCGCCGAAGAATAA
- a CDS encoding outer membrane beta-barrel protein, translating into MRGILTLSLCLLSLVLQAQSTLKGQVVDADDQSPLIAATVKLVQGEQVHAALSDEKGNFSIPDLQPGMYFLQISSVAYSPYRKRVQMKDETVDLGKIALKVESIVTDEVNVKAKQVRVEVKGDTTQFNADAYKVNVDATAEDLVKKMPGIQIEGGQVKAQGESVKKVLIDGKEFFGDDPSMALKNLPAEIISKIEVFDRKSDQSQFSGFDDGNTDKTINIVTRSGKSNGEFGKVYAGYGTDDRYSAGANMNYFNGDSRLSLIGMSNNINQQNFATDDLLGALGSSGGGGRRGRGGRGGFGGGGANPSDFLVNGQGGINKTHAIGVNYIDKWFDKVSFSGSYFFNESNNQTLDSLERTTFIDEGTNQYYTENGNQFSRNLNHRLSGRITYDINKTNSIIFSPNVSFQTFHSSNLFAGETLDDFGDLVNTISSDQLSNMKGFRFGGDLLFRHRFEKRGRTFSVGVGKNDNVSNSEGELHSENVYFGSDQSNQIINQVSGDSTRSAAYTARIDYTEPLSEHSQLRFSYQGRFNDNNATKRTYDFNPDTGEYQSVNNTLSNSFLNQYDTHTEGLSYRYFKGRDFMFIFNLNFQQAILKSEQTFPITGDFRRSFNNVLPFAMIRYAFSKTKNIRLFYRSSTNAPSISQLQNVVNNSNPLQLKAGNPDLTQETSHNLSLRFNSTNPEKATSLYAYVTGGLTNNNISNAIYTAKKDTLFRGVLLAKGSQLTLPVNYGKAWQMSSFLTYGFPLALIKSNLNFNLGMNYSTSPSLSNDQENVSKNLGINSGLVIGSNISQYFDFTLSYNGAYNIINYSLNPTMNSNYYTQTVNGTIKWTSKSGFFIQTEGVNILYKGLGEGFDRNFTLLNGSIGKKFLKKQQAELKITSFDLLNQNTSLARNATNSYVEDSRSLVLNRYFLLTFTYNIKNFRGK; encoded by the coding sequence ATGAGAGGCATTCTTACTTTAAGCCTATGTTTACTGAGCCTAGTTTTGCAGGCTCAAAGTACCTTAAAAGGCCAGGTGGTCGACGCAGACGACCAAAGCCCACTAATTGCTGCAACGGTGAAACTTGTGCAAGGCGAACAGGTACACGCTGCATTAAGCGACGAAAAGGGCAATTTTTCGATTCCCGATTTACAGCCCGGCATGTATTTTTTGCAGATTAGTTCTGTGGCATATTCTCCCTACCGTAAGCGTGTGCAAATGAAAGACGAAACAGTCGATTTGGGTAAAATTGCTCTTAAAGTAGAATCGATTGTCACCGATGAAGTGAATGTGAAAGCCAAGCAGGTAAGGGTTGAGGTAAAGGGAGACACCACGCAGTTCAATGCCGATGCGTATAAGGTGAACGTGGATGCAACCGCGGAAGACTTGGTGAAAAAAATGCCTGGAATTCAAATAGAAGGCGGGCAGGTGAAAGCCCAGGGCGAGAGCGTGAAAAAGGTTTTGATCGACGGGAAAGAATTCTTTGGCGATGACCCTTCGATGGCTTTGAAAAACCTTCCGGCAGAAATAATTTCGAAAATAGAGGTTTTCGATAGGAAAAGCGATCAGTCGCAGTTTTCGGGTTTTGACGACGGCAATACCGATAAGACCATCAATATCGTGACGCGAAGCGGCAAGAGCAACGGCGAATTTGGCAAAGTCTACGCGGGGTACGGTACCGATGACCGTTATTCGGCTGGAGCAAACATGAACTATTTCAACGGCGATTCCCGGCTTTCACTCATTGGGATGTCCAACAACATTAATCAACAAAATTTTGCGACGGACGACTTACTTGGAGCATTGGGCAGTTCGGGCGGCGGAGGCCGTCGAGGTCGCGGAGGCCGCGGTGGTTTTGGCGGAGGCGGGGCAAACCCGAGCGATTTCTTGGTCAATGGGCAAGGCGGAATCAATAAAACGCACGCCATTGGGGTGAATTACATTGATAAATGGTTCGATAAGGTGTCTTTTTCGGGAAGCTACTTTTTCAATGAATCGAACAACCAAACTCTTGATTCCTTGGAAAGAACCACTTTTATTGATGAGGGCACCAATCAATATTATACCGAAAACGGCAATCAATTTTCGCGTAACCTAAACCACCGTTTGTCGGGCCGAATTACCTACGACATCAACAAAACGAATTCGATCATTTTTAGTCCGAATGTGAGTTTTCAGACCTTTCACAGTTCAAACCTTTTTGCAGGTGAAACCTTGGACGATTTCGGCGATTTGGTGAATACGATTTCTTCGGATCAATTGAGCAATATGAAGGGCTTCCGTTTTGGTGGCGACTTGCTTTTCCGTCACCGTTTCGAAAAAAGAGGACGTACTTTTTCGGTGGGTGTAGGCAAAAACGACAATGTATCGAACAGTGAAGGTGAATTGCATTCGGAGAACGTGTATTTTGGCTCGGATCAAAGCAATCAGATTATCAATCAGGTTAGCGGCGACAGTACAAGATCAGCGGCATATACGGCGAGAATCGATTATACTGAACCGCTTTCCGAACACAGTCAATTGCGTTTTTCGTACCAGGGCCGTTTCAACGACAACAATGCCACCAAACGCACATATGATTTCAATCCTGATACGGGCGAATATCAATCGGTGAACAATACATTGAGCAACTCGTTTTTGAATCAATACGATACGCATACCGAAGGTTTGTCTTACCGTTATTTCAAAGGCCGTGATTTCATGTTCATTTTCAACCTGAATTTCCAGCAAGCTATTCTTAAATCGGAGCAAACTTTTCCAATTACGGGTGATTTCAGGCGTTCGTTCAACAATGTGCTGCCTTTCGCGATGATCCGCTATGCGTTCTCCAAAACGAAAAATATTCGTCTTTTCTATCGTAGCTCGACAAACGCACCGTCTATTAGTCAATTGCAAAACGTAGTAAACAACAGCAATCCGCTGCAGTTGAAAGCTGGGAATCCCGATTTGACACAAGAAACTTCGCACAATTTGAGTTTGCGTTTCAACAGCACAAATCCCGAAAAGGCCACCAGTTTGTATGCCTATGTGACAGGAGGATTGACAAACAACAACATCTCGAATGCCATTTATACAGCCAAGAAGGACACGCTTTTCCGGGGTGTACTTTTGGCCAAAGGCAGCCAGCTTACCCTGCCGGTGAATTACGGAAAGGCGTGGCAAATGAGCTCATTCCTGACTTACGGCTTTCCTCTTGCATTGATCAAATCGAACTTGAACTTTAATTTGGGGATGAATTATTCGACCAGTCCGAGTTTGTCGAATGATCAAGAGAACGTCTCGAAAAACTTGGGCATCAACTCCGGTTTGGTAATTGGCAGCAACATCTCGCAATACTTCGATTTCACTTTATCCTACAATGGAGCTTACAACATTATCAATTACAGTTTGAACCCGACAATGAACAGCAATTATTATACGCAAACTGTGAATGGAACCATAAAATGGACTTCGAAATCGGGTTTCTTTATTCAAACAGAAGGAGTGAATATTCTGTACAAAGGTTTGGGTGAAGGCTTTGATCGCAACTTTACCTTGCTCAACGGCAGTATCGGGAAGAAATTCCTGAAAAAGCAGCAAGCTGAGTTGAAAATCACCTCTTTCGACTTGTTGAACCAGAACACCAGTTTGGCCAGAAATGCCACAAACTCTTATGTGGAAGACAGCCGTTCTCTGGTTTTGAACCGCTATTTCTTACTTACGTTCACGTACAACATCAAGAATTTCAGAGGGAAGTAA